One part of the Aliivibrio fischeri ATCC 7744 = JCM 18803 = DSM 507 genome encodes these proteins:
- the lpxM gene encoding lauroyl-Kdo(2)-lipid IV(A) myristoyltransferase (LpxM is lauroyl-Kdo(2)-lipid IV(A) myristoyltransferase, an enzyme characterized in Escherichia coli and involved in biosynthesis of the form of lipid A found in that species and some closely related species.), translating into MTEKIDKNVYNPTFQWAFLHPRYWPTWLGIGFAIILAFIPFRLRDKLAAKIVKLVLKKPSGGIKRAKLNIATCFPEKSEQERQKLLEDTYITGAQVMLGFSELLVRSRKHNEKRGIFVGGDNLFPLLEQKENIIILAPHAWAIDFPAILLASRGYHVTTMMKPQKNPITDWLMHVQRMQYGGKIYARSAGIKPLIKAIKEGYLAYYLPDEDHGPQNSVFVPFFATQKATLKGFGKLARLSKAKVVPMLPSYNSETGQFEIITLPAIADFPSGDEETDARAMNIAIEQLVTERPEQYMWVLNLLRSRPDGSRLY; encoded by the coding sequence ATGACTGAAAAAATCGATAAAAACGTTTATAACCCAACTTTTCAATGGGCATTCCTTCATCCTAGATACTGGCCAACGTGGCTTGGGATTGGTTTTGCTATTATTTTGGCTTTTATTCCATTTCGATTACGTGACAAATTAGCAGCGAAAATCGTTAAATTAGTACTTAAGAAACCAAGTGGTGGTATTAAGCGTGCTAAGTTAAATATTGCGACCTGTTTTCCTGAAAAATCAGAACAAGAGCGACAGAAACTACTTGAAGATACTTATATTACGGGTGCTCAAGTTATGCTTGGTTTTTCTGAGTTGCTTGTTCGTAGCCGTAAGCATAATGAAAAACGTGGTATTTTTGTGGGAGGAGATAATTTATTTCCTTTACTTGAACAGAAAGAAAACATCATTATTTTAGCACCTCATGCGTGGGCTATTGATTTTCCAGCTATCTTATTAGCTTCTCGTGGTTATCATGTAACCACTATGATGAAACCACAGAAAAACCCAATTACAGACTGGCTAATGCACGTTCAGCGAATGCAATATGGCGGTAAGATTTATGCTCGTAGTGCGGGTATTAAACCGTTAATTAAGGCGATCAAAGAGGGCTACTTAGCTTATTACCTACCAGATGAAGATCATGGTCCCCAAAATAGCGTATTTGTTCCTTTCTTTGCGACTCAAAAAGCGACACTAAAAGGGTTTGGTAAACTGGCTCGCTTATCAAAAGCGAAAGTAGTACCAATGTTGCCATCTTATAATTCTGAAACAGGTCAGTTTGAAATTATTACTTTGCCTGCTATCGCTGATTTCCCATCTGGTGATGAAGAAACAGATGCTAGAGCAATGAATATTGCAATTGAACAATTAGTTACTGAGCGCCCTGAGCAATATATGTGGGTATTAAACTTACTACGCTCTCGTCCAGACGGTAGCCGTTTGTATTAA
- a CDS encoding HIT domain-containing protein — translation MAFQLHPRLQQDCIVLGNLPLCKVLLIKEDIGPWLILVPRIEELKEIHHMTDEQQIQFIKESSAVAQLLEDNFSPDKINIGALGNLVPQLHIHHIARFTTDVAWPGPVWGNTTGIIRAQSSQTQLVDLLRDKLSNITGFKG, via the coding sequence ATGGCTTTCCAATTACACCCACGTTTGCAACAAGACTGTATTGTTTTAGGAAATTTACCTTTATGTAAGGTACTTTTAATTAAAGAAGATATTGGCCCTTGGTTAATTTTGGTACCAAGAATTGAAGAGTTAAAAGAAATTCATCACATGACTGATGAGCAACAGATCCAATTTATTAAAGAATCAAGTGCGGTTGCTCAACTATTAGAAGATAATTTCTCGCCTGATAAAATCAATATCGGTGCATTAGGTAATTTAGTGCCTCAACTGCATATTCATCACATTGCCCGCTTTACTACTGATGTGGCTTGGCCGGGACCTGTATGGGGGAATACAACGGGTATTATCCGTGCGCAATCTTCTCAAACTCAACTAGTTGATCTACTTAGAGATAAGCTAAGTAATATTACAGGCTTTAAGGGCTAA
- a CDS encoding YfcL family protein, translating to MIIEFEEKMLELIDARIESASDDELFAGGYLRGHISLSVANCEEQGINDIEILKSHINDSLEKAKSELSPADRIIVAELWDELQHA from the coding sequence ATGATCATTGAATTTGAAGAAAAAATGCTTGAATTAATTGATGCTCGAATTGAATCGGCATCTGATGATGAGTTATTTGCAGGTGGCTACTTACGTGGTCATATTTCGTTATCAGTAGCTAATTGCGAAGAGCAAGGTATTAACGATATCGAGATCTTAAAAAGTCATATTAATGATAGTCTTGAAAAAGCAAAATCAGAATTATCTCCAGCAGACCGTATTATTGTTGCTGAGCTGTGGGATGAGTTACAACACGCTTAA